One segment of Paenibacillus sp. FSL R7-0337 DNA contains the following:
- the groL gene encoding chaperonin GroEL (60 kDa chaperone family; promotes refolding of misfolded polypeptides especially under stressful conditions; forms two stacked rings of heptamers to form a barrel-shaped 14mer; ends can be capped by GroES; misfolded proteins enter the barrel where they are refolded when GroES binds) has translation MAKEIKFSEDARRAMLRGVDALANAVKVTLGPKGRNVVLEKKFGSPLITNDGVTIAKEIELEDAFENMGAQLVKEVATKTNDVAGDGTTTATVLAQAMIREGLKNVTAGANPMVMRKGIDKAVKAAVAELQNIAKPIVDSQAIAQVAAISAADEEVGQLIAEAMEKVGKDGVITVEESRGFLTELEVVEGMQFDRGYISPYMITDTDKMEAVLENPYILITDKKISSTQEILPLLEKIVQQARPLVIIAEDIEGEAQAMLIVNKLRGTFNAVAVKAPGFGDRREAMLQDIAALTGGQVITEKLGLDLKSTSIEQLGNARQVRVTKENTTIVDGSGDKADINARVSQIRSQLEETTSEFDKEKLQERLAKLAGGVAVVKVGAATETELKERKLRIEDALNATRAAVEEGIVSGGGTALVNVYAAVAAVVAEGDERTGVNLVLRALEEPVRTIAANAGQEGSVIVDRLKKEAIGIGYNAATDEWVNMFEAGIVDPAKVTRYALQNAASVAAMFLTTEAVIADKPEPAGAGGGMPDMGGMGGMGGMM, from the coding sequence ATGGCAAAAGAAATTAAGTTCAGTGAAGATGCTCGCCGTGCAATGCTGCGCGGGGTTGACGCTTTGGCAAATGCAGTAAAAGTTACACTGGGTCCTAAAGGCCGCAACGTGGTGCTGGAGAAGAAATTCGGCAGCCCGCTAATCACTAATGACGGTGTAACCATCGCCAAAGAAATCGAACTGGAAGATGCTTTCGAGAACATGGGCGCACAGCTCGTTAAAGAAGTAGCTACCAAGACTAACGATGTAGCCGGTGACGGTACTACAACTGCAACGGTTCTGGCTCAGGCTATGATCCGCGAAGGTCTGAAGAACGTAACTGCAGGCGCTAACCCGATGGTTATGCGTAAAGGGATCGACAAAGCAGTGAAGGCTGCTGTCGCTGAACTGCAGAATATCGCTAAACCGATTGTGGATTCCCAAGCGATCGCACAAGTAGCTGCAATCTCCGCTGCTGACGAAGAAGTGGGCCAACTGATTGCTGAAGCTATGGAAAAAGTGGGCAAAGACGGCGTTATCACCGTTGAAGAATCCCGTGGATTCCTGACTGAGCTTGAAGTGGTTGAAGGTATGCAGTTCGACCGTGGTTACATTTCCCCGTACATGATCACAGATACGGACAAGATGGAAGCCGTTCTGGAGAACCCGTACATCCTGATCACTGACAAGAAGATCAGCAGCACTCAAGAAATTCTTCCGCTCTTGGAGAAGATCGTTCAACAGGCGCGTCCGCTGGTAATCATCGCTGAAGACATCGAAGGCGAAGCTCAGGCGATGCTGATCGTGAACAAGCTGCGCGGAACATTCAATGCTGTAGCGGTTAAGGCTCCTGGCTTCGGCGACCGCCGTGAAGCTATGCTGCAGGATATCGCTGCTCTGACAGGCGGACAAGTGATCACTGAGAAACTTGGGCTTGATCTGAAAAGCACTTCCATCGAGCAACTGGGTAACGCCCGTCAAGTGCGCGTAACCAAAGAAAACACTACAATTGTAGACGGAAGCGGCGACAAGGCGGACATCAATGCACGTGTTAGCCAAATCCGTTCCCAGCTGGAAGAAACGACTTCCGAATTTGACAAAGAAAAACTGCAGGAGCGTCTGGCGAAATTGGCTGGCGGCGTAGCCGTTGTCAAAGTCGGTGCTGCTACTGAAACTGAACTGAAAGAGCGCAAGCTCCGCATCGAAGATGCCCTGAACGCAACCCGCGCTGCGGTTGAAGAAGGTATCGTATCCGGTGGGGGTACAGCTCTTGTGAACGTATATGCTGCTGTAGCTGCTGTTGTAGCTGAAGGCGACGAAAGAACTGGCGTTAACCTTGTGCTGCGCGCACTGGAAGAGCCTGTTCGTACGATCGCTGCTAACGCAGGCCAGGAAGGTTCCGTTATCGTGGACCGCCTGAAAAAAGAAGCCATCGGCATCGGCTACAACGCTGCTACCGATGAGTGGGTAAACATGTTCGAAGCAGGGATCGTTGACCCTGCCAAGGTAACCCGTTACGCGCTGCAGAACGCAGCTTCCGTAGCTGCTATGTTCCTGACTACCGAAGCGGTTATCGCTGACAAGCCAGAACCAGCCGGTGCTGGTGGCGGAATGCCAGATATGGGCGGCATGGGCGGTATGGGCGGAATGATGTAA
- a CDS encoding 5-formyltetrahydrofolate cyclo-ligase produces the protein MQDRSMQLAGRKRELRAGNTALRDALPMEQRELLSARVCAHAWSWFVQEGAASLLAYAPLRSELDCRPLLAAAWAEGHEVLLPRVNRESGDLSLHRVSSWDELVPGTYGIMEPPAGSAGLAGSIAQAGRGTGWPEVIFVPGLAFDRRGGRLGYGRGYYDRLHTALEAGVPGTAAKPMWIGLAYGLQLVPEVPLEEHDALMDLLITENGIWDCRKERATWN, from the coding sequence ATGCAGGACCGCAGCATGCAGCTTGCCGGGCGGAAGCGTGAGCTTCGCGCCGGGAATACCGCACTCCGCGATGCCTTGCCCATGGAGCAGCGGGAGCTGTTATCCGCCCGGGTATGCGCTCATGCGTGGAGCTGGTTCGTGCAGGAAGGCGCAGCTTCACTGCTTGCTTATGCCCCGCTGCGCTCCGAGCTGGATTGCCGTCCGCTTCTTGCGGCGGCGTGGGCGGAAGGGCATGAGGTGCTGCTTCCCCGCGTCAACCGGGAGAGCGGGGACTTAAGCCTTCACCGGGTAAGCTCATGGGATGAGCTTGTCCCTGGAACCTACGGGATCATGGAGCCGCCAGCCGGGAGTGCCGGACTTGCCGGGTCCATCGCGCAAGCAGGACGGGGAACCGGCTGGCCGGAGGTCATCTTCGTGCCTGGACTGGCCTTTGACCGGCGGGGCGGGCGCCTCGGCTACGGACGCGGATATTATGACCGCTTGCACACTGCCTTGGAGGCCGGAGTCCCCGGCACGGCTGCCAAGCCTATGTGGATTGGTCTGGCCTACGGCCTCCAGCTGGTACCCGAAGTACCGCTTGAAGAGCATGATGCCTTAATGGATCTGCTGATTACGGAGAACGGCATCTGGGATTGCCGGAAGGAGAGGGCTACATGGAATTAA
- the tatA gene encoding twin-arginine translocase TatA/TatE family subunit gives MLGGIGTPGIILLVILALLLFGPNKLPELGRAVGRTFREFKDGAREIVNEPEPAKRSESPAPAASQAVSAELPQDRRLPE, from the coding sequence ATGTTAGGTGGTATTGGCACACCCGGAATTATCTTGTTGGTTATCTTGGCGCTGCTGCTCTTCGGTCCCAATAAGCTTCCTGAGCTGGGGCGGGCAGTCGGGCGTACCTTCCGTGAATTCAAGGACGGTGCGCGGGAGATTGTGAACGAGCCGGAACCGGCCAAGCGGAGCGAGTCACCTGCTCCTGCGGCCTCGCAGGCAGTGTCAGCAGAACTTCCGCAGGACCGCCGTCTGCCGGAATAA
- a CDS encoding ABC-F family ATP-binding cassette domain-containing protein, with product MLLQATGITKSYGIQSVLDGISLMVNERERVGLVGVNGAGKSTFLQILAGEMSYDSGQIHKSKETTIGYLAQNSGLQSDNTIQEEMLAVFAPLLEAEAELRQLETDIADPALAEDPKRYEDLLERYARRSDWFKDHGGYEINTRIRSVLHGMGFGEFAPDTPISTLSGGQKTRLALARILLQAPDLLMLDEPTNHLDIETLTWLEDYLRGYAGGILVVSHDRYFLDRLVTTIVEIERHQSRRYTGNYSRYMELKAAEYEIRMKQYEKQQDEISRMEDFVQRNIVRASTTKRAQSRRKALDKMERIDKPLGDLKKASFSFEPDFMSGKEVLQVREVAVSFSPEAAPLFRNASFELRRGETAALIGPNGIGKSTLLQCMTGTREPSRGTVNWGTKVKIAYYDQEQTRLNPRNTVLEELWSEYPMLEEARIRTILGNFLFSGEDVLKKVAALSGGEKARVALSKLMLRGANMLILDEPTNHLDLVSREVLESALIDFEGTLLFISHDRYFLNKMAERVLELHPDGIDQYLGNYDDYIEKKLELKAIAEEEAELAAAKSSRSADNEAIAAEKGSSLSYEAEKQAKREERNRQRRISELEENIAKLEESISEIEHEMTKPEVYQDYMALQEHESELKDKKRKLGDLFSEWEKLAEE from the coding sequence ATGCTTCTTCAAGCGACAGGAATAACGAAATCATACGGTATACAAAGCGTACTGGACGGCATTAGCCTCATGGTGAATGAGAGGGAGAGAGTCGGGCTGGTTGGCGTCAACGGAGCAGGCAAATCGACCTTTCTACAGATCCTTGCGGGTGAGATGTCTTATGACAGCGGACAAATTCATAAGTCTAAAGAGACTACGATTGGCTACCTGGCCCAGAACAGCGGCCTGCAGTCGGATAACACCATACAGGAAGAGATGCTCGCGGTATTTGCGCCGCTGCTGGAGGCGGAAGCCGAGCTGCGGCAGCTTGAGACGGATATCGCTGATCCGGCACTTGCCGAAGATCCGAAGCGTTATGAGGATCTGCTGGAGCGTTATGCCAGACGCTCCGACTGGTTCAAGGATCACGGCGGCTATGAGATCAATACGCGTATCCGCAGCGTGCTGCACGGGATGGGCTTCGGAGAGTTCGCACCGGATACTCCAATCTCCACCTTAAGCGGAGGCCAGAAGACACGTCTGGCACTGGCCCGCATCCTGCTTCAAGCGCCCGATCTGCTCATGCTTGATGAGCCCACTAACCATCTGGACATCGAGACGCTCACCTGGCTGGAGGATTATCTGCGCGGCTACGCCGGCGGCATCCTGGTCGTCTCCCATGACCGGTATTTCCTTGACCGCCTGGTGACGACCATCGTGGAGATTGAGCGGCACCAATCGCGCAGATACACTGGCAACTACAGCCGGTATATGGAGCTGAAGGCTGCGGAATACGAGATCCGTATGAAGCAGTATGAGAAGCAACAGGATGAAATTTCGCGGATGGAGGATTTCGTGCAGCGCAACATTGTCCGGGCCTCCACCACCAAGCGGGCACAGAGCCGCCGCAAGGCGCTCGACAAGATGGAGCGCATCGACAAGCCGCTGGGCGACCTGAAGAAGGCCAGCTTCTCCTTCGAGCCTGATTTCATGTCCGGCAAGGAGGTGCTCCAAGTCCGGGAGGTCGCTGTCTCCTTCAGTCCGGAGGCTGCACCGCTCTTCCGCAATGCCTCCTTCGAGCTGCGGCGCGGCGAGACAGCGGCGCTGATCGGGCCCAATGGGATCGGGAAGTCCACACTGCTGCAATGTATGACCGGCACCCGCGAGCCTTCCCGCGGAACCGTGAACTGGGGAACCAAGGTGAAGATCGCCTACTATGATCAGGAGCAGACCCGGCTGAATCCGCGCAATACTGTGCTTGAGGAGCTGTGGAGTGAATATCCGATGCTGGAGGAGGCCAGAATCCGTACGATTCTCGGCAACTTCCTGTTCAGCGGAGAGGATGTACTTAAGAAGGTAGCTGCGCTGAGCGGCGGCGAGAAGGCCCGGGTGGCCCTATCCAAGCTGATGCTGCGCGGAGCCAATATGCTGATTCTCGATGAGCCTACCAACCATCTGGATCTCGTCAGCCGCGAGGTGCTCGAATCCGCCCTGATCGATTTTGAAGGCACATTGCTGTTCATTTCCCATGACCGTTATTTCCTCAACAAGATGGCTGAACGGGTACTTGAGCTACACCCGGACGGAATTGATCAGTATTTGGGCAATTATGACGACTATATTGAGAAAAAGCTCGAGCTCAAAGCGATTGCCGAAGAGGAAGCCGAGCTGGCCGCAGCCAAGTCCTCCCGCAGTGCCGACAACGAAGCGATAGCGGCGGAAAAGGGTAGTTCCCTCTCCTATGAAGCGGAGAAACAGGCCAAACGCGAGGAGCGGAACCGCCAGCGCCGTATCTCTGAACTGGAGGAGAATATCGCGAAGCTGGAGGAATCCATCTCGGAGATTGAGCATGAAATGACTAAACCTGAGGTGTATCAGGATTATATGGCGCTTCAGGAGCACGAAAGTGAGCTGAAGGACAAAAAACGCAAGCTGGGAGATTTATTTAGCGAATGGGAGAAACTGGCTGAGGAATAA
- a CDS encoding clostripain-related cysteine peptidase: MTKIRGFIIFLVFFLAITPSSSAAAAQSSSYAEALNHLGLFSGTENGYELLRVPTRAEALVMMLRLWGKEKEVLKSTYNSPFTDTGWESRYVSYAYTKGVVNGMDEFRFGGNRPISLNQYCSMILRVLRYSETKGDFTYGTAVSFASIVLGIDLTQEREFNRGTLAKISSYVLNTRPQNQLATLGQTLSATNVFTTQALNEARSLWEQDKNLDSTTILIYAVGSDLESQQGRLTDDLEEILRGQPNQNTKILLQTGGTLNYHNKYMTDGASERFEVSRGQLQKHDSHIQTAASDPKTLKDFLVWGKTVAPSERYILILWDHGYGTMGGFGADELNERKTMKVSELSQAIGSSDMYFDLIVFDACLMGTVETAYALRNQSKYLIASEDSTPAAGLYYTTWIGALERNPQISTERVGRLILDSFTLHSGMEAKMQTTLSMLKLSQAESLVKAIEHAEFDLSLTELANRSELLGKNDGIFDQYDLIEIMGQSSEVTAAAQALAFEVRNSAGYNHRGGVAVYVPNKKIELTHQMKQELQALGLSSKYIETIF, encoded by the coding sequence ATGACAAAAATCAGAGGTTTTATCATTTTTTTAGTCTTTTTTCTTGCAATAACTCCATCATCATCAGCAGCAGCGGCACAAAGCTCCAGCTATGCAGAAGCGCTTAACCACTTGGGATTGTTCAGTGGAACGGAGAATGGATATGAGCTGTTGCGGGTGCCTACCAGAGCAGAAGCCCTTGTAATGATGCTGCGTCTGTGGGGGAAGGAGAAAGAGGTCCTGAAAAGCACCTACAACAGTCCATTTACTGATACAGGGTGGGAAAGCCGCTACGTGTCATATGCCTATACCAAGGGTGTAGTTAATGGAATGGATGAGTTTCGTTTTGGCGGTAACCGGCCTATCTCGCTTAACCAATATTGTTCAATGATTTTAAGGGTGCTCAGATATTCAGAAACAAAGGGCGACTTTACCTATGGAACCGCGGTTTCTTTCGCCTCAATAGTTCTAGGAATAGACCTTACCCAAGAACGCGAATTCAATCGGGGAACGCTTGCAAAAATAAGCAGTTATGTTCTAAACACAAGACCCCAAAACCAACTTGCAACGCTAGGTCAAACCCTTAGTGCAACAAATGTGTTCACCACACAAGCTTTAAACGAGGCCAGGTCACTTTGGGAGCAGGATAAAAATCTGGATTCAACGACGATTTTAATATATGCGGTGGGTTCTGACCTTGAATCACAGCAAGGCCGGCTAACCGATGACCTGGAAGAAATTTTGCGGGGTCAACCCAACCAAAATACGAAAATCCTGCTGCAAACAGGCGGAACGCTCAACTATCACAACAAATATATGACCGATGGAGCATCCGAACGCTTTGAAGTTAGTCGTGGACAGCTGCAAAAGCACGACAGCCACATCCAAACCGCCGCATCAGACCCTAAAACACTAAAGGATTTTCTTGTATGGGGCAAAACCGTTGCACCAAGTGAGCGTTATATCCTGATTCTATGGGACCACGGGTATGGAACAATGGGCGGATTTGGTGCAGACGAGTTAAATGAAAGAAAAACGATGAAGGTCTCGGAGCTTTCCCAAGCGATCGGTTCATCAGATATGTATTTCGACTTAATCGTCTTTGATGCCTGTCTTATGGGCACAGTTGAAACTGCCTATGCGCTTAGAAATCAGAGCAAATATCTCATAGCTTCTGAAGATTCAACCCCCGCAGCAGGCTTGTATTATACCACATGGATAGGTGCGCTAGAGCGAAATCCACAGATCAGCACTGAAAGAGTAGGGCGTTTAATTTTAGATTCCTTTACCCTTCATTCAGGGATGGAAGCTAAGATGCAAACCACCCTATCAATGTTGAAGCTGTCTCAGGCGGAATCCTTGGTTAAGGCTATAGAACATGCAGAATTTGATCTCTCCCTAACAGAGCTTGCAAACCGCTCAGAGCTATTAGGCAAAAACGACGGGATATTCGATCAATATGATCTTATAGAGATCATGGGCCAATCATCAGAAGTCACTGCTGCCGCCCAAGCGCTTGCCTTCGAAGTAAGAAATTCAGCAGGCTATAACCATCGGGGCGGCGTAGCAGTATATGTCCCTAACAAAAAAATTGAACTCACACATCAAATGAAACAAGAGCTACAAGCCCTTGGTCTTAGCTCAAAATACATAGAAACTATTTTCTAA
- the moaC gene encoding cyclic pyranopterin monophosphate synthase MoaC translates to MELTHFNEQGRARMVDVSDKEVTKRTAAARSQVHMAPETLSAIKAGTIRKGDVLAVAQVAGIMAAKQTSSWIPMCHPLPLTGVDIRFMDNNKDELYIEATVSTTGKTGVEMEALTAVSAAALTVYDMCKALQKDMIIGPTMLVSKSGGKNGDYALEAE, encoded by the coding sequence ATGGAATTAACTCATTTCAACGAGCAGGGCAGAGCCCGCATGGTGGATGTGAGCGACAAGGAAGTTACCAAGCGGACAGCGGCAGCCAGAAGCCAGGTACATATGGCCCCGGAGACGCTGAGCGCCATTAAGGCGGGAACGATCCGCAAGGGCGATGTGCTTGCGGTAGCTCAGGTTGCAGGAATCATGGCGGCGAAGCAGACCTCCAGCTGGATTCCCATGTGCCACCCGCTGCCGCTTACCGGAGTGGATATCCGCTTCATGGATAACAACAAAGATGAACTATATATAGAAGCAACCGTCAGCACTACCGGCAAGACCGGGGTGGAGATGGAGGCGCTCACTGCCGTATCGGCAGCGGCGCTGACCGTATATGATATGTGCAAGGCGCTGCAGAAGGACATGATTATCGGACCTACGATGCTGGTGTCCAAGAGCGGCGGCAAGAATGGGGATTACGCGCTGGAAGCAGAATAG
- a CDS encoding tRNA-dihydrouridine synthase, which produces MSNEPNFWLDLPKPFFILAPMEDVTDIVFRHVISEAAKPDVFFTEFTSAEHYCHPVGKENVGGRLMFTADEQPIVAHIWGNKPALFEQMSIDMKKLGFRGIDINMGCPAQNAAASGKGAGLIRHPEVAAEIIQAAKAGGLPVSVKTRLGYSKIDEWRDWLGHILKQDIANLSIHLRTKKEKSKVAAHWELIPEIKKLRDEIAPNTLLTINGDIPDRATGLKIVEQYGVDGIMIGRGIFTNPFAFEKDSKEHSAKDFLNLLLLQLDLHDKYSTETLPRSFKPLLRYFKIYVHGFRGAGELRDQLMETTSTDEVRRLVKPLLDQELD; this is translated from the coding sequence ATGAGTAACGAACCAAACTTTTGGCTGGATTTACCGAAACCGTTTTTTATATTAGCTCCAATGGAAGACGTCACAGATATTGTATTTCGTCACGTCATTAGTGAAGCTGCAAAACCTGACGTATTTTTCACAGAATTCACAAGTGCAGAACATTATTGTCATCCTGTTGGAAAAGAAAATGTAGGTGGCCGGTTAATGTTCACAGCTGATGAGCAACCGATTGTCGCTCATATTTGGGGCAATAAACCTGCACTTTTTGAACAGATGAGTATTGATATGAAAAAACTTGGTTTTCGTGGTATCGATATAAACATGGGATGCCCAGCACAAAACGCCGCAGCCAGTGGAAAAGGGGCTGGATTAATACGCCATCCTGAAGTTGCAGCAGAAATTATTCAAGCAGCAAAAGCAGGTGGATTGCCGGTTAGTGTTAAAACAAGATTAGGTTACTCTAAAATTGATGAGTGGCGCGATTGGTTAGGACATATATTGAAACAAGATATTGCGAATCTTTCCATTCACCTTCGTACCAAAAAAGAGAAGAGTAAAGTAGCTGCACATTGGGAACTAATTCCTGAAATAAAAAAATTGCGTGATGAAATTGCCCCAAATACGTTGTTAACCATTAATGGAGATATTCCGGACCGCGCAACAGGATTAAAAATAGTTGAACAATACGGCGTTGATGGTATCATGATTGGCCGCGGCATTTTCACTAATCCATTTGCTTTTGAGAAAGACTCTAAAGAACATAGCGCGAAGGATTTTCTCAATTTACTTCTTTTACAGTTGGATCTTCATGATAAATATTCAACAGAAACCTTGCCACGTTCATTTAAACCACTTCTTCGCTATTTCAAAATCTATGTTCATGGATTTAGAGGCGCAGGCGAACTGAGAGACCAATTAATGGAAACCACTTCAACAGACGAAGTGCGTCGTTTAGTAAAACCTCTTTTAGATCAAGAATTAGATTGA
- a CDS encoding MogA/MoaB family molybdenum cofactor biosynthesis protein, giving the protein MAWKTAILTASDKGARGEREDTSAQVIRELVEEELGGEIIEYRIVPDEQDEIIAALIELTDYFQADLVLTTGGTDLAIRDVTPEATRRVIEREVPGLSEAMRSTVMQKNRAAMLFRGICGIRGRTLIVNLPGTPKGVHENLAAIMDQLPEALLMVTGQYRQ; this is encoded by the coding sequence ATGGCGTGGAAAACAGCAATCCTGACAGCCAGCGATAAAGGGGCCAGGGGCGAACGGGAAGATACGAGCGCCCAGGTGATTCGGGAACTGGTGGAGGAGGAGCTGGGCGGCGAGATCATTGAATACCGGATCGTGCCTGACGAGCAGGATGAGATTATTGCTGCACTGATTGAGCTAACGGATTATTTCCAGGCGGATCTGGTGCTGACAACCGGCGGAACCGATCTGGCCATCCGCGATGTTACGCCGGAGGCGACGCGGCGGGTCATTGAACGCGAAGTGCCCGGACTCTCCGAGGCGATGCGCAGTACGGTGATGCAGAAGAACCGCGCAGCTATGCTGTTCCGGGGAATCTGCGGGATCCGCGGAAGAACCCTGATTGTCAATTTGCCCGGTACCCCGAAGGGGGTACATGAGAATCTGGCAGCGATTATGGATCAGCTTCCGGAAGCACTGTTGATGGTTACGGGACAATACCGCCAATAA
- the tatC gene encoding twin-arginine translocase subunit TatC, translating into MSLEAEEMSLVDHLTELRRRLIYVLIVFVAGLVLGLFVAKPIYLYLISADAAQGFVLHAFSFWDGIGMYMKIAMAVSLVFSVPFIAFQLWAFISPGLRPVERSAALRYVPYVFVLFIAGIAFAYYIVFPMALSFTISITRNMGLEETYGIAEYFNFLFSLVIPLALLFELPLIVMFLTKLRVLNPLRLRKMRRYAYFALVFIAVVITPPDFISDFLVTIPLLVLYEFSVFLSAFVYRRQLAEDAKREARYVKAD; encoded by the coding sequence ATGTCTCTGGAAGCGGAAGAAATGTCCCTCGTCGATCATCTGACGGAGCTGCGCAGACGTCTTATCTACGTGCTGATCGTGTTTGTGGCCGGACTTGTGCTCGGCTTATTCGTCGCCAAACCAATCTATCTGTATCTGATCAGCGCCGACGCTGCGCAAGGCTTTGTACTGCATGCGTTCTCCTTCTGGGACGGGATAGGGATGTATATGAAGATCGCCATGGCGGTCTCGCTGGTCTTCTCCGTGCCGTTCATTGCCTTCCAGCTATGGGCATTCATCAGCCCCGGTCTGCGTCCTGTGGAGCGGAGTGCTGCCCTGCGATATGTGCCTTATGTGTTTGTTTTGTTTATTGCCGGCATTGCTTTTGCCTATTACATAGTATTCCCTATGGCCTTGTCCTTCACCATTTCGATTACGCGGAATATGGGGCTTGAAGAGACCTACGGCATCGCTGAATACTTCAACTTCCTGTTCAGTCTGGTGATTCCGCTGGCCCTGCTCTTCGAGCTGCCGCTGATTGTCATGTTCCTGACCAAGCTTAGGGTGCTGAATCCGCTGCGTCTGCGCAAGATGCGCCGTTATGCCTATTTCGCGCTTGTGTTCATAGCTGTGGTTATTACGCCGCCTGATTTCATCTCGGATTTTCTGGTGACGATTCCGCTGCTGGTGCTGTATGAATTCAGTGTGTTCCTGTCCGCATTCGTCTACCGCAGGCAATTGGCTGAGGACGCTAAGCGGGAGGCACGATATGTGAAGGCAGATTAG
- the groES gene encoding co-chaperone GroES has translation MIKPLGERVLVEPSEQQETTSFGIVLPDSSKEKPQEGTIIAVGSGTLKDGVRVALEVKEGDRVLFSKYAGTEIKYEGKEYLIMKESDIHAILD, from the coding sequence ATGATTAAACCACTAGGTGAACGCGTATTGGTAGAACCAAGCGAGCAACAGGAAACTACTTCTTTCGGGATCGTGCTTCCGGACTCTTCCAAAGAGAAGCCGCAAGAAGGTACTATTATCGCTGTAGGCAGCGGAACTTTGAAAGATGGAGTCCGTGTAGCGCTGGAAGTGAAAGAAGGCGACCGTGTGCTTTTCTCGAAATATGCCGGAACTGAAATCAAATATGAAGGCAAAGAATATCTGATTATGAAAGAAAGCGACATCCACGCTATTCTTGACTAG